The Candidatus Hydrogenedentota bacterium genome includes the window GCGGGCATCAACCCGCCCGTGACGGTCTATGACACCTCCGGGCCCTACTCCGATCCCGAGATCGACATCGACGTCCGCAAGGGCCTCGACCCCGTTCGCCTGAAGTGGATCCTGGAGCGCGGCGATGTGGAGGAGTTGCCCTCCATCACGAGCCTCTACGGCCTGAAGCGCGAACAGGACCCCGCGCTGGAGAACCTGCGCTTCCATCGCTCGCGCAAGCCGCTGCGGGCGAAGGCGGGCCAGTGCGTCACCCAGATGCACTATGCCCGGCGCGGCATCATCACGCCGGAGATGGAATACATCGCGATTCGCGAGAACGAGCGCCACGAGCTGGCGCTGGAGATGCTCAAGGAGCAGCACCCCGGCCAGAACTGGGGCGCGAACACGCCCAAGGCCATCACGCCGGAATTCGTGCGCGATGAAGTGGCCCGGGGCCGCGCCATCATCCCCGCGAACATCAACCACCCCGAGCTGGAACCCATGATCATCGGGCGCAATTTCCTGGTGAAGATCAACGCGAATATCGGCAACTCCGCCGTCACCAGCTCCATCGAAGAAGAGGTGGAGAAGATGGTGTGGTCCATCCGCTGGGGCACGGACACCGTGATGGACCTGAGCACCGGCAAGAACATCCACGAGACCCGGGAATGGATCCTGCGCAATTCGCCCGTGCCCATTGGCACCGTGCCGATCTACCAGGCCCTGGAGAAGGTTGGGGGCGTGCCGGAAGATCTCACGTGGGACCTCTTCCGCGACACGCTCATCGAGCAGGCGGAGCAGGGCGTGGACTACTTCACGATCCACGCCGGCGTGCTGCTGCGCTTCGTGCCACTCACCGCCAGGCGCATGACGGGCATCGTAAGCCGCGGTGGATCCATCATGGCAAAGTGGTGCCTGGCCCACCACAAGGAAAACTTCCTCTACACCCACTGGGACGACATCTGCGACATCATGGCGGCCTACGACATCAGCTTCTCCATTGGCGACGGACTCCGTCCGGGTTCGCTCTATGACGCGAACGACGAAGCTCAGTTTGGCGAGCTCAAGGTGCAGGGCGAATTGACACAGCGCGCCTGGGCGAAGGATGTGCAGGTGATGAACGAAGGCCCCGGCCACGTCCCCATGCACATGATCAAGGAAAACATGGAAAAGCAGTTGGAGTGGTGCGGCGAAGCGCCTTTCTACACCCTCGGACCGCTTACCACCGATATCGCGCCGGGCTACGACCACATCACCTCCGGCATTGGCGCAGCCATGATCGGCTGGTACGGCACCGCCATGCTCTGCTACGTCACGCCGAAGGAACACCTCGGCCTGCCGAACAAAGACGACGTCCGCGAGGGCGTGGTGACCTACAAGATCGCCGCCCACGCCGCCGACCTGGCCAAGGGCCACCCCGGCGCGCAAATTCGCGACAATGCCCTGAGCAAGGCCCGCTTCGAGTTCCGCTGGGAGGACCAGTTCAACCTGTCGCTGGACCCGGAGAAGGCCAAGAGCTTCCACGACGAAACCCTGCCCGCCGAAGGCGCGAAAATCGCTCACTTCTGCTCCATGTGCGGACCCAAGTTCTGCTCCATGGAGATTACCCAGCAGGTGCGTGATTACGCCGCCAAACTCGGCCTGGCGGACGAGACGGCGGCCATTGAAGAAGGCATGCAGTCCAAGGCGGCGGAGTTCAAGGAAAAGGGCGGCGAGATTTACGCGTAAGGGTGTAAGGAATCGTCGCGATTGGCGCCTCACACTTGGGTCTCGTTACCGCGGTCGCTTCATACTCAACATTCGAACTCAGTCCGGCGTATGTCGCTCAGTCTGCTCTGGGAATATACGAATGGCGGTATCAGAAAGTCGAAAAGGTCTTTGCCAACCCGGGAGCTTACCCCCCTGGCCCCCCGCAAGCGGGGGGAACCCTACTCACCGAAGTGAACCTCTTGGCCCCCCCCGCTTGCGGGGGGGTAGGGGGGGTAGGAACCCGACACTATTTTCAACCACTTCGGGTGAGGCGAAGCCTCATGAATGACTGTCCCGCGAAGCGGAACGGTATGCATTCCCACGGCGGACCGTGGGAACGAGGCGTCGTTTTCACCACACTCGGGACGGCGTCTCAAGTCCATAGCGACACGATACTCCGCAGCACCACGAAGAGGCCCCTGCCCAACCAGAACAGCACCTCGACCAAATCGCCAAGCAGCCAGGTATTCCACCACCAATCCCACAGACACCCTTGTGCTTCGTTCCGCTCCCGCCGCTTGCCCTCCCGCTCCCAGCCGAGGGACGCTTCGGAGCGATAACCGCAGACGTCGCAATCGTCCACCACCCAGACATGGCGCGCGCCGCACTGGGGACAGCGGAATCCTTGACTGCTGCTCAGTGCCATTACAAGCTCTTACTCGTTCGAAGCAAAAAGGGCGCCCTTTCGGGCACCCGATGAACTTCTGAACTGGGTACAACGGCCTGGTTGGTGTAGTTGATGCGGCTCATGGGATGACGTTCCTCCACCGCGTATACCGCACACCTGCGTCGTTTATTCGACGAGATCGATGAGAAACTCAGTCTTCTGAAACCGTCTTGGCGGCTTTCTTCTTCGCGGGTTTTGCCGGCGCGTCGCTTTCTGCCTTGGGTTCCTTGGGCGCCTTCGGTGCCTTGGCGGGCTTGTCCGCCTTCTCCGCCTTGGCGGGTTTCTCGGTCTTGGGCTTCTTTTCCGCTTTAACGGGCGCGACTTCCTCTACGGAGCAATAGATGCTCTTCGTCGCTTCCAGCAGCGCGCCCAGCTTCACCAGACCGAGTTCGCTTGTGTCCACGCCCGCCTTGCCGGCCTTCTTCACGAAGCTCTCCCAGGCTTCGTGGTCCCACTCACCCTTGCGCTTGATAACAAAGTCCCCGGCAAGCGCCAGCACGTCGCGCACGATGTCTTTCTTTCCAGCCATGGTGTATTCTCCTCAAAATGGGGCGTGCCCGGTCCTTTTGCACGCGGTGTGGGGCGCGGCCCCTCGGCATATCGAAGCGGCCACGGGCGGACCCGGCGCCTGCACATCGTGTCCCCAACAACACCCCTTCAGGCACCGGAATCATAATAGCACGATAGGCCAGTCTTCTGACAAGCCTGTCAATAGATTACCGGGGACGGTCCGCGAAGGACCGTCCCCGGTGTTGCGCGGTTTACTGCAGCCAGCCGAAGGGTCCGGCCGTTTCGTCGTAGTTGTACTGAAATTCCGTATACGCCTTGGAAAGGGGGGATTTGCCGGGATACTTGATGAACTCCACATGGCCGTCCAGGTAGAGCACGTTGCCGCCGCCCGGCTTGTGGTTCATGTTGTTGGAGTTTTCAGAGTCGTCCCACATCACAAAAATGGTGCTCGCCGCCTCGGCGCTGCCGCCGGGATTGTTGATGTCCGTGATGAAGAAGCGCTCAAAGCCCTGGCGGATCAACTTGGAGCCGCCAAATTCCTGACTGATGTAGGCAGGGTCGTTGTTCACACCCCAGTTGGTCTGGATATTGGTGAGGATGAAGTTCTTCATGGCCAGCGTGAACGCGGGATTGAAGTCGCCGGTGGTGGGACTCGCGTTGAAGTCGCCCGCGTTGACGCGGGACGGGTCATTCAGCAGCAATTCGTCCGGCCAGTACCAGGCATAGTACAGATACGATTTGTTCTCGAGATCGCAGGCGTCGATGCCCTGTTTCGGGTCGTTGTTCAGGTTGAAGCGGCCGTCATACCAGTCGTCGCCGTCGGCATCCGAGGGGCAGCGCCAGATCAGCACGTCCGTCATGTATTCGGGATAGATCGACGGGCCGTCCGGGCACTGCTGAAACTTGGAAGAGTAGCGGCGATCACATTTTGAAAGGCCCGGCACGAGCGGAGCCCCATTGCGAAATTCGTCCCAGAGGTGGTTGGGGGGATACTTCTCGCCTTTGGATTCTGAAGAGTACATGTAGAAGATCGTACTCATCTGCTTGAGGTTATTCTGGCAACTGGCGCGCCGGGCCGCTTCACGGGCCCGTGCCAGGGCAGGCAGCAGTATGGCCGCCAGGATGCCGATGATGGCGATGACCACCAGCAGCTCGATCAGGGTAAAACCCTTTTTCCGCAACATGATTACTGTCTCCTTTGGATGTATTGCACGATGAAAGTTCGCGGGGTCCGGGGGGATACAGCGTTCCTGCGATAAGAGCACAGGTGCCAGACTACCCGCACGAAAAGCATAGGGGCAGCCTGTTAGCCCCGTGTGTGCCCCCGATTCGATTTCAAATGGGAAACAGGGCAGTGCGGCGCCTTCTCCCCGTGAAATCGTGCTATGATCCCGCCCGTGCAACTGCGGTCCCGTGACGCGCGAGGAGAGTCCCCATTTTTTCATCCACCATTCAGTTCCTGCCGGTCGAGTGGCACGATTCACTGCCTTCGACGAATACGTATCTAATTGAACGCGCAAAAAACGACCCGCAGACGCCCCACGGCGCCGTGGTCGCCGCGCGGGCCCAGACGGCGGGACGGGGACGGCAGCAGCGAAGCTGGATTGCCGCGCCAAACGAGAACATCACCGTGTCGTTCTTGTGGAACGCGCCGGTTGCCCAGGAATATGTGCCCTCCATGGCCCAGGCGATTTCGGTGGGCATCTGCGCGGCGCTGGAAGCCCATGCAGCACCCACCATCAAGTGGCCCAACGATGTGCTGGTCGGCGCTAAGAAGATCGCGGGCATTTTGTGCGAACGCGTGGTGGTCGACGGAAAAACCGTCATTGTCGCGGGAATAGGGCTGAACGTCAATATGGGCCGGGAAGGGGCGGAAGCCATCGAGCAGCCGGCCACCTCGATGGCACTGGAGACCGGGTCTGCGTTTGACACCGAGGCGGTGTTGCAGCGGCTGCTCGATGCACTCGTCGGGCCCCTGAACGCCTGGGCGGGCCAGGGATTTGCCGGTATTCGCGACGCCTACCTGCGGCGCAGCGCGGCGGTGGGAACGCCCTTGCGTGTTCGCGACGGAGAGAAGCACACGGCGGGAATTTTCCTGGGCTATTCGGAGCAGGGAGCCCTTGTGCTTCGACTGGACAACGGGGAGGAGCGTGTCTTCTATTCGGGCGATGTTTCGGGCTTATGATGTCGCGAGCTGTCGCGTGTAGTTTTTCCATGCACACCCGGACCTGATACCATGCCGACCAAGAGGCCCATTGCCCGCAAGGAGCTTTCCCTATGAAGACTTTTGATCGCCCATTCTCCGAGGCGCTGTTGTCTCGTCTTGAATCGCTGCGGGACGATGCCGAACCCCGATGGGGCAGCCTGACACGCGGTCAGCTTATCGCCCACCTCGCCAATGCACTGCGCTACACGATGGGCGAAGGCCCGGAGTTGCCCTTCAAGGGAAGCCTGATGTCCCGGACAGTTATCAAGTTCCTCATATTGAACGGTATCAAGGAGATTCCCCAGAATATCCGCCTGCCACGCCCCAAAGAGATTCCGAAGGAGCAGTGGTTTCAGGAAGGGGCGATGGAGACCCTGCGGGAGGCAGTCGACGCCTATTTCGCCGCCGAAACTGCGGGCAAACTGGTCACCCGGATTCATCCATTCTTCGGTCCGCTTAGCCCGGAGGAATGGCGCAAGCTTCACTACCGGCATTTCGTCCACCACCTGAAGCAATTTGGTATCGATGGAGGCCTGTAGTTTAGGCGGGGACACGTGACTATCATCGGATTATCAGTCGGTGCGCTCACGTCGGGGTTCTACTTCAACACAGGGAAAGCATCGTGCAACATATGTCGGGTAGAAAGACCGTCGGCGATCACCAGGCGGAGTTTGGCGATGCAGCGCGGGCGCGGATGAGACCCGCCTTCGAAGCGGCGGGTGTTGCGTATCCGCCAAACGCCGTGGTGCTGGTGGCCTATAAAGACGTCCATACGCTCACCCTTCACGGCGCCGATGCGTCCGGCGTGCAGCGGGTTATCGCCACCTATCCGGTGCTGGGGCTGAGCGGCGAATTGGGGCCCAAGTTGCGCGAGGGGGACCGCCAGGTGCCCGAGGGTGTCTATCGGATCGAGGGCGTCAACCCCAACAGCAACTACCACGTATCCCTGCGCCTGAACTACCCCAACAACTTCGACCTCCAGAAAGCCGCCGCCGATGGACGACGGGACGCGGGCAGCGACATCTACATTCACGGCGGAACGGCGTCCGTCGGGTGCCTGGCGATGGGGGACACCGCCATTGAAGAGTTATTCATCCTCGCGCTGGATTGTGGCATAGAAAAGTTTCGCGTGATAATCGCCCCATGCGATCTCCGCCTCAACCAGCCGCAAGTGGCGGGCGCTCCCGCATGGCTTCCGGAATTGTACAGGCAGCTCCAGGCCGCCATGAAAGGGCTCTAATCGCCCAGATTCTTGCAATATTCGGGCCTTCCCGCGTAGCATAGGGGTTGCAACCCACCTCCAAATCTCCAGCGCGAAGGCAACGCATGCACGAAATATTCCTGATCAGCGTCAACGGCGTGGATCGTCCCGGCGTAACCCATTCCCTCAGCACCATTCTCGCGGCCTATGACGTGACCATCCTCGACATTGGCCAGGCGGTCATCCACAAGATGCTCTCCCTGGGTATGCTCGTGCGCGTTCCGGAGGCGGCCCATTCGTCACCCATTCTCAAGGATCTTCTCTTCAAGGCCCATGAGCTGGGCATTCACATTCAGTTCGACCCTATCTCCCCCGAGGAATACGAACACTGGGTCAAGCAGCAGGGCAAGGCGCGCCACATCATCACGCTCCTCGGCGAGCGCCTCGAAGCGTCGCACATCGCGGCGGTCACCGAGGTGCTCGCGGCGCACGGCCTCAATATCGACATCATCCACCGCCTCTCGGGCCGTATCCCCCTTGAAGTGCAGGCCGAAACGCCCTATGCCTGCGTCGAAATGTCCGTACGCGGTATCGCCGACGACGCCGACGCGCTCCGCGCACGATTCCTCGAGCTTTCTCACGATACGGGCATCGACATTGCCTTCCAGGCCGACGACCTCTACCGTCGCCATCGCCGTCTGGTGGCCTTCGATATGGACTCGACCTTGATTCAGACGGAGGTTATCGACGAGCTCGCCCGGGCGGCCGGCGTGGGGGAGGAGGTCTCCGCGATCACCGAGTCGGCCATGCGCGGCGAGATGGACTTCAAGGAAAGCCTGCGCAAGCGACTGGCGCTGCTCAAGGGGCTGGACGTTTCCGTCATGGCGGAGATCGCCGAGCGCCTGCCCCTCTCCGACGGCGCGGAACGCCTCCTGAAGATGCTCAACCAACTCGGCTACAAGACCGCCATTATCTCCGGCGGCTTCACCTACTTCGGTGAGTACCTCCAGAAGAAACTTGGCGTGGACTATGTCTTCGCGAATGAACTGGAAATCGTGGACGGCAAACTCACCGGCGGCGTCGTCGGTGCGATTGTGGATGGCGAGAAGAAAGCCGAGTGCCTTCAGGCGCTCGCCGCCCGGGAGGGTATCAGTCTCCGGCAGGTGGTTGCCGTGGGCGACGGGGCGAATGACCTGCCCATGCTGCGCCTTGCCGGTCTGGGCATCGCATTCCGGGCTAAGCCGTTGGTGGTCCAGAGCGCGAAACACGCCCTGAGCACGGTGGGGCTCGACGGAATTCTCTACCTGATTGGCGTGCGCGATCGAGAAGCCACGACTATGGACAACTGACAACGAATTCGAAGGATTGCTCCGATCCGTCTGATCGGTCTGATCCGTCCGATTAGCCTTTCCAGGAGCCTGCCGTGATTGAGATTCCACTCTGGCTAAGCCTGCTGGCCATGGCGGCGGGGAGCTTGCCGGGCTTCTTCTACGGAAAGCGCCTGCACGCCCGCGGCTTCGACATTGCCGCACGAATCAGAGTTCGTGACTGTCCGCTGATTCCTGTCGCCCTCCTGCTTTTTGTGGTGGTTCACGTAGTCACTTCCACCGTGCTCGGAAAGCCCCAGATCGGCTGGCCCCTTCCCGTGTTCATAGAGTACCACCTCACCGCGACGCTGTGGGTGCTCAAGCTAACCTTTGTGACCTTCGGAATGAGTTCGGTGACCGTGGCAGGCATCCTTCAGGGACACGGCTCCCGCTGGACCCTCCTGATTTTCAGCATCGCGGCCATCGTGGCCGTGGAAGGTCTGGCGCGTTTCAGCGCTCGACCCAATCTTGAAGAAATGACCGTTCGCGAGTCGGACGGCGTCGTACTGCAGTCGAATCCCTCCACCTGCGCCGCCGCGGCCTCCGCCAACATCGCGCGTCACTTTGGCATCGACGCCACCGAGGCCCGCATGGTGGAGTTGCTCCATACCACCTGGGCGGGCACTTCACCCGCACAGATGGTCTATGGTTTCCGCGCTCTGGGACTGTACGCTACCAAAGTCCAGCACCTCGACCGCGATCTGGCGAAGGTCAACCCACCCGCCGTGCTGCTCGTCGATGTAGGCGATGAACCCGATGCCCACGCCGTGGCCTACATGGGGCGCAAGGGGGACCTATTCGAGATTTGGGACCCTGGCTCCGGTCGCGGCGAAGTGCCGCTGGGCACGATCCAGCAACGCTGGCGAGGGAGGGCGATTGAGGTGAGCCAGCCCGCCGGCAAGGCAAAGTAGGACAGATACGACGGATAGGACCGATAGAGCAAATCGGTCCTATCGGACCTATCCGTCGTATCGATCCAATTTGCCCACTGTCAACTTCGCCGGGCTTTCTGCTATAATTTCCTCACGCAGCCGCCAGCAAACCGCACTTAACCCCAAGTAATCGCCATGAAAATCGGTCCCATCGACATCGACAAGCCCCTTTGCCTCGCGCCCATGGAGGACGTCTCCGACGTGCCCTTCCGCCGAATCTGCAAGGAACAGGGCGCGGACCTTGTTTTTACCGAGTTCGCCAATTGCGAAGCGATTATTCGCAATGTGAAGTCGACCATGGAGAAAATGGAAGTGCATGAGGGCGAGCGCCCCGTAGCGATCCAGCTCTATGGCAGCGGGGAAGAGTCCCTGGAGCAGGCGGCGGCCATCGCCCAGGCGGCCGGTCCCGACTGGATCGATATCAACTGCGGTTGCTGGGTGAAGAAGATCGCCATGCGCGGCGACGGCGCGGGACTCCTGCGTGACCTGAAGAAGTTTCAGGCCGTCGTCGAATCCGTCATGCGCGGCACCGATCTGCCCGTCACCGTTAAGACCCGCCTCGGCTGGGACGAGAACAGCTTCGTCATTCTCGAAGTCGCCCAGATGCTCGAAGCCGTCGGGGTGCAGGCCCTTACCGTGCACTGCCGTACCCGGAAGCAGGGCTATACCGGCAGCGCCGACTGGGCCTGGCTCCCGCGCATCAAGGAAGCGAGCAAGATTCAGCTTATCGCGAACGGAGACATCGCCACGCCCGAAGATGCGAAGGCCTGCTTCGACCTCGGAGTCGATGGCGTGATGATTGGCCGCGGCGCCATCCACAGCCCCTGGATCTTTCGCTACATGCGCCACTATCTCAATACTGGTCAACACTTGCCCGAGCCCACGCTGGAGGAACGCATCACCATGTGCATCCGCCACCTGAAAGATTCCGTGGACTATCGCGGCGCGCGGGGTGTGCCGGCCTTCCGCCGCCACTATGCCGGTTACCTCAAGAACGTGCCCAATATCGCCAACCTCCGCAAGGACCTAATGGGACTGATGGAAGTAGAGCCCATCGTGGATCGACTCAATCGCTTTCTTGATGAGCACAACGCCGATACCGATCGGGCCGCGTGAAGAGGCCCATTGACGCGCCTGCATTTTGCAGGATCCCGCGTGGAACAGGGAGCGCTGATCCGCCATGGCTTTCGGACATCGTCGCATGATTCTCCTGCTCGCAAAGCTGATTTACCTTGCGCTCATTGCCCTGGTGCTGTTCAGCGCTGGACTGTACTTCGCCCAGGGGAAAATCATCTTCCTCGGCACGCGCGAGGTGGAGCGCGACCCCGGCGATGCGGGACTGGATTTTGAAGAGATCCGGCTGCCGGTGTCGGGCTATGAGACCCACGCCTGGTACGTCCCACTGCAGAATCATCGGGGGGTGGTTCTTTTTTCTCATGGCAACGCGGGCAATCTCTCCGGGCGACTCGAATCCATCGGCCTCCTTCGCAGCATGGGATTTTCTGTACTCGCCTACGACTACGGCGGCTATGGTTACAGCACCGGCACCCCGTCTGAAACTCGTTGCTATGCCGATATCCGGGCCATGTGGAACTATCTCGTCACAGCTAAACACATTCCCGAAAAAGAGATAGTGCTCTTCGGCCGATCACTCGGAGCCGCGCCTACGGCGGAATTGGCCCAGTCCGTCACGCCCGGCGCCGTCGTCCTCGAAAGCGCCTTTCTCTCTGTGCCCGATGTGGCAAAGAAGATGGCCATAGTCGGTCGCCTCACCTGGCTCATTCGCCATCGCTTTGAAAACAAAAACAAGATGGCGAAGTTCACCAGCCCCCTGTTGGTCATTCACAGCCCGGATGACGAGGTCATCCCGTTTGAGCATGGTCAACGCCTGTTTGAGCTGGCCCCTGAGCCCAAGACCTTTCTCGAAATCAGGGGCGACCACAATCTGGGCTTCGTCATATCAGAGTCCGTGTATCGACCGGGATGGGAAGCTTTCCTGGCCAGCGCGGGATTCCCGGCGGCGAAGAGCTAAATCCATAAGAACGCGACCAGCTACGGCGCTCTTACTCCCCATAGATGCCCTTAAGCAAGCCCGCTATCTCCTCCAGCCGATGCCGGTACGTATGCTCCCCGAGAATCCGCTTTCTCGCCCGCGCCACAATCTCTTTTCGCGCCTCGGGCCGCCCGGCAAACCATCGCAACTGCTCCCGGGCCTCCTCCAGCGTGTTGTACACCGCCACCTCGCTTTCCACATCAAACAGCTCCGCCAGTGACGCCTGATTGTCGGTCAGCAGGAACCCACCGGCACCAGGACAGTCAAAGACGCGCTGATTGACTGCCGAGGTCATCTGGATGCTCGTGGAATTCAGATTGACCCTGCAGTCGCGATAGAAGGGGGCCAGCTCCTCGTTGTAGCCAAGTCCCGGACCCCAGTTCATCGTGACGGCCCGCCAATCCTCGTCACCGCGCACCACCAGGCCCTCGGGAGCAAGTGCCTGTACCAAGTCTCTCCGAAGTCGGCGGGTCCCTTCGATGAAGAACACCAGTTCCGCGCGACGCAGGTCTTCCGCGTCAAAAGACGCCGCATGAGGGCCCAGCACAGCCTCCACACCCGCGGCAAAAAACGTGCGATTCACCCGCTCCTCAGCGAAGGCCTGATTTACCGCAGCCAGAAGGGCGGGACGCGCCCGCACCGCCTCCCACTCGCGTTCCGCGTAGTCCACCATGGAATGGGCGACAAAAGCCGGGGGATGACTCGACTCCGCTGCCGACGGAATCAGAAACACGCTCTCGTCCAGCGCCAGGGGCAGGGTCTTTACGGCGGCAAAGCCACACTTCGACAGATAGTCGCTATACGCGGCCTCCCAGGTCAGCGCCACGGCATAGTCCGACGCAAAATCCGAACGGCCCATCAGGATGGTCCGCGGATCATCCACAAACCAGGTGGCGTGCGGCACCTTAAGGTCCGCAAAAAAGCGCGCCAGCATACCATCGACATCCATGCCGCTGAGGTTGATGGAGAGAATGAAATCGGGACGCACTTCCACGAGCGTTTGAAAGAAGCCCTGAAGCAGCTCACGCGACATATGCCCCTGCATCGTGACCTGCGCCTTTGCCACCTGCCACCCGAGTCGCTCCGCCGCCGAAGCGCAGGCCTGGTCGATCCAGTAGTGGCTCTCCAGAATCAGTACCCGTACGGGCCGCCGGGCAAATTTGGCATAGGCCATGTGCTCGGCGAGAAAGGGGGAGATGTTCAGGCGCGGTGCGTTCATGGCGCTTATCTTAGCAGAGGCCCGCTAGAAACCCCATACCAGCGGGGCAATCGCCGTGACTACAATCAGCACCAGAAGGTTCAGCGGAACACCCAGCTTCAGATAATCCGAAAAGCAGTAGCCGCCGGGGCCATAGACCATGAGGTTCGTCTGATAGCCAAAGGGAGTCGCGAAGCTGGCCGAGGCCGCCAGCATGATGGCCACGATGAAAGGGGTCGGATTGACGTCCAGCGTTTCCACTGCGGACATCGTAATTGGGAAAACCAGCACGGCGGCGGCGTTGTTGGTGATCAATTCCGTGATGACGGACGTTACGGCAACGACAATGAAGAGCACCATCCAGGGGGAGCCGCCCGCCAGTCCGATCAGATACTCGGCCATGGTCCGGGCCGCGCCGCTCTGTTCAAGGGCCAGCCCCAGTCCCAACGCCGCGCCGATTACCAGCAGCACCGACCACTCAATGCTCCGCCGGGCTTCCTCTCCCGTG containing:
- the thiC gene encoding phosphomethylpyrimidine synthase ThiC; its protein translation is MAVSPTDYQVFAEGQEEARITRKPFPNSKKIYVEGSDPSIRVPMREITLSPTQAGRNNGVAGINPPVTVYDTSGPYSDPEIDIDVRKGLDPVRLKWILERGDVEELPSITSLYGLKREQDPALENLRFHRSRKPLRAKAGQCVTQMHYARRGIITPEMEYIAIRENERHELALEMLKEQHPGQNWGANTPKAITPEFVRDEVARGRAIIPANINHPELEPMIIGRNFLVKINANIGNSAVTSSIEEEVEKMVWSIRWGTDTVMDLSTGKNIHETREWILRNSPVPIGTVPIYQALEKVGGVPEDLTWDLFRDTLIEQAEQGVDYFTIHAGVLLRFVPLTARRMTGIVSRGGSIMAKWCLAHHKENFLYTHWDDICDIMAAYDISFSIGDGLRPGSLYDANDEAQFGELKVQGELTQRAWAKDVQVMNEGPGHVPMHMIKENMEKQLEWCGEAPFYTLGPLTTDIAPGYDHITSGIGAAMIGWYGTAMLCYVTPKEHLGLPNKDDVREGVVTYKIAAHAADLAKGHPGAQIRDNALSKARFEFRWEDQFNLSLDPEKAKSFHDETLPAEGAKIAHFCSMCGPKFCSMEITQQVRDYAAKLGLADETAAIEEGMQSKAAEFKEKGGEIYA
- a CDS encoding biotin--[acetyl-CoA-carboxylase] ligase; this translates as MFSSTIQFLPVEWHDSLPSTNTYLIERAKNDPQTPHGAVVAARAQTAGRGRQQRSWIAAPNENITVSFLWNAPVAQEYVPSMAQAISVGICAALEAHAAPTIKWPNDVLVGAKKIAGILCERVVVDGKTVIVAGIGLNVNMGREGAEAIEQPATSMALETGSAFDTEAVLQRLLDALVGPLNAWAGQGFAGIRDAYLRRSAAVGTPLRVRDGEKHTAGIFLGYSEQGALVLRLDNGEERVFYSGDVSGL
- a CDS encoding DUF1569 domain-containing protein; translated protein: MKTFDRPFSEALLSRLESLRDDAEPRWGSLTRGQLIAHLANALRYTMGEGPELPFKGSLMSRTVIKFLILNGIKEIPQNIRLPRPKEIPKEQWFQEGAMETLREAVDAYFAAETAGKLVTRIHPFFGPLSPEEWRKLHYRHFVHHLKQFGIDGGL
- a CDS encoding L,D-transpeptidase family protein; protein product: MQHMSGRKTVGDHQAEFGDAARARMRPAFEAAGVAYPPNAVVLVAYKDVHTLTLHGADASGVQRVIATYPVLGLSGELGPKLREGDRQVPEGVYRIEGVNPNSNYHVSLRLNYPNNFDLQKAAADGRRDAGSDIYIHGGTASVGCLAMGDTAIEELFILALDCGIEKFRVIIAPCDLRLNQPQVAGAPAWLPELYRQLQAAMKGL
- the serB gene encoding phosphoserine phosphatase SerB, coding for MHEIFLISVNGVDRPGVTHSLSTILAAYDVTILDIGQAVIHKMLSLGMLVRVPEAAHSSPILKDLLFKAHELGIHIQFDPISPEEYEHWVKQQGKARHIITLLGERLEASHIAAVTEVLAAHGLNIDIIHRLSGRIPLEVQAETPYACVEMSVRGIADDADALRARFLELSHDTGIDIAFQADDLYRRHRRLVAFDMDSTLIQTEVIDELARAAGVGEEVSAITESAMRGEMDFKESLRKRLALLKGLDVSVMAEIAERLPLSDGAERLLKMLNQLGYKTAIISGGFTYFGEYLQKKLGVDYVFANELEIVDGKLTGGVVGAIVDGEKKAECLQALAAREGISLRQVVAVGDGANDLPMLRLAGLGIAFRAKPLVVQSAKHALSTVGLDGILYLIGVRDREATTMDN
- the dusB gene encoding tRNA dihydrouridine synthase DusB, which translates into the protein MKIGPIDIDKPLCLAPMEDVSDVPFRRICKEQGADLVFTEFANCEAIIRNVKSTMEKMEVHEGERPVAIQLYGSGEESLEQAAAIAQAAGPDWIDINCGCWVKKIAMRGDGAGLLRDLKKFQAVVESVMRGTDLPVTVKTRLGWDENSFVILEVAQMLEAVGVQALTVHCRTRKQGYTGSADWAWLPRIKEASKIQLIANGDIATPEDAKACFDLGVDGVMIGRGAIHSPWIFRYMRHYLNTGQHLPEPTLEERITMCIRHLKDSVDYRGARGVPAFRRHYAGYLKNVPNIANLRKDLMGLMEVEPIVDRLNRFLDEHNADTDRAA
- a CDS encoding alpha/beta hydrolase; protein product: MILLLAKLIYLALIALVLFSAGLYFAQGKIIFLGTREVERDPGDAGLDFEEIRLPVSGYETHAWYVPLQNHRGVVLFSHGNAGNLSGRLESIGLLRSMGFSVLAYDYGGYGYSTGTPSETRCYADIRAMWNYLVTAKHIPEKEIVLFGRSLGAAPTAELAQSVTPGAVVLESAFLSVPDVAKKMAIVGRLTWLIRHRFENKNKMAKFTSPLLVIHSPDDEVIPFEHGQRLFELAPEPKTFLEIRGDHNLGFVISESVYRPGWEAFLASAGFPAAKS
- a CDS encoding glycosyltransferase, encoding MNAPRLNISPFLAEHMAYAKFARRPVRVLILESHYWIDQACASAAERLGWQVAKAQVTMQGHMSRELLQGFFQTLVEVRPDFILSINLSGMDVDGMLARFFADLKVPHATWFVDDPRTILMGRSDFASDYAVALTWEAAYSDYLSKCGFAAVKTLPLALDESVFLIPSAAESSHPPAFVAHSMVDYAEREWEAVRARPALLAAVNQAFAEERVNRTFFAAGVEAVLGPHAASFDAEDLRRAELVFFIEGTRRLRRDLVQALAPEGLVVRGDEDWRAVTMNWGPGLGYNEELAPFYRDCRVNLNSTSIQMTSAVNQRVFDCPGAGGFLLTDNQASLAELFDVESEVAVYNTLEEAREQLRWFAGRPEARKEIVARARKRILGEHTYRHRLEEIAGLLKGIYGE